DNA from Acetobacter aceti NBRC 14818:
CCACCCGAGAAATCCGTCTGGATCGCACTCGGCGCTACCGTGTTGACGGCAATACGACGGGCCCCAAGTTCCTTGGCCATGTAGCGCGTCATGACTTTCACCGCCCCTTTCATGGAGGCATAGGCAATCCAGCCGGGATAGGAAAAGCGCGTCAGTCCGGATGAGATGTTTACGATCCGGCCGCCATCCGCGATCAGCGGCAGCAGCGTCTGTGTCAGGAAGAACGGACCCTTGACGTGAACACGATAGGCGGCGTCGAAATCTTCCTCCGTCACCTCGCGCGGATCAAAAGCGTGCGAAGTATGAAGACCGACATCCCCCTCCTGCAGGTCAAGAGTGCAAGCTTTGCGTAGGGCATTCTTATCGAGGGTGCAGGGATGATGGGAGCGAAGCAGGCCGCCGATTAAGTTGGCGCATACGTGAAAGTATCGTCCTGAGATCAATTCTTCAGTTCTGATCTGACAGAATGCGCAATATTCAGATATGCCTGAAGGCGCGGGATAACGAAGTCGAGAAACACTCTCACACGCTGGGGTGTCTGTTTGCTGCCCAGATACAGCGCATTGATCTCTTCTTCGTCCTGCGCGTCCGCATGAGCCAGAACCTCAACGAGGCGGCCGGCTTTGATGTCATCGCGCACATGGTAGTCGCCAAGCCGCGCCAGTCCTGCACCCCGTAGGGTCAGGCGTCTTACTGTTTCCCCGTTATTGGCGAGCAGAGGGCCTCGGACGATACGATCCGCGATGCGTCCTTTCTCCTGTAGCGGCCAGACAGGAGCGGCACGCCGGAAATTGAAGCCGAGGCATTTGTGGCGGTCCAGATCATCAATGCTTTGCGGCGTGCCAAACCGGCTCAGGTAATCCGGCGATCCGACAATCTTACGTCGTGCCGTGCCGATATGCCGAGCTGTCAGATTTGAGTCCTGCAACGGTCCGACCCGAAAGGCGACATCCGTGCGATCAAGATAAAGGTCCGTCAGTTCATCGGAGAGTGACAGGTCAACGACGATATCCGGATAGGCGTCCCAGAATTCTGGAAGGAGAGGTTCGAGCGCGAGCGCTCCAAAGGCCACCGAAGCATTGATGCGCACAGTGCCGTCCGGCCGAACTGATCCTGTTGTGAGCGCATGTTCCATATCGTCAAGTTCGGCGATCAGCGCCTGGGCACGCTCGTAGTAAAGCTGCCCTTCCGGCGTAACGGAAAGGCGACGTGTCGAACGTTCGAGCAGGCGTACGCCAAGGCGTGTTTCAACGCGGGCAATCAGTTTGCTGATCGTCGAGGGCGTTGTCATCGATAGACGCGCTGCTTC
Protein-coding regions in this window:
- a CDS encoding LysR family transcriptional regulator → MDNRIGEMQMFLRVVESGSFSEAARLSMTTPSTISKLIARVETRLGVRLLERSTRRLSVTPEGQLYYERAQALIAELDDMEHALTTGSVRPDGTVRINASVAFGALALEPLLPEFWDAYPDIVVDLSLSDELTDLYLDRTDVAFRVGPLQDSNLTARHIGTARRKIVGSPDYLSRFGTPQSIDDLDRHKCLGFNFRRAAPVWPLQEKGRIADRIVRGPLLANNGETVRRLTLRGAGLARLGDYHVRDDIKAGRLVEVLAHADAQDEEEINALYLGSKQTPQRVRVFLDFVIPRLQAYLNIAHSVRSELKN
- a CDS encoding SDR family NAD(P)-dependent oxidoreductase codes for the protein MISGRYFHVCANLIGGLLRSHHPCTLDKNALRKACTLDLQEGDVGLHTSHAFDPREVTEEDFDAAYRVHVKGPFFLTQTLLPLIADGGRIVNISSGLTRFSYPGWIAYASMKGAVKVMTRYMAKELGARRIAVNTVAPSAIQTDFSGGMVRDNQDIARQIAEVTALGCPGLPDDIGPMIASFLSEDNRWVNAQRIEVSGGQAI